The Aeromicrobium yanjiei genome includes a region encoding these proteins:
- a CDS encoding Rho termination factor N-terminal domain-containing protein → MATKSKTATSTKSKRSKKSADTELDIARATIKKLKSTIAGLEKNVGKLEKKTSGLKAEAKKLRASASSAAKKTKKVKKANEAKASKQADVEGAAKVTVPAETAAPAPVETASTADSALPLETVPIAERTVAQLRAAAREQGIPGYSRMRKDELVAALS, encoded by the coding sequence ATGGCCACCAAGAGCAAGACCGCGACCAGCACGAAGTCCAAGCGGTCGAAGAAGTCCGCCGACACCGAGCTGGACATCGCCCGCGCCACGATCAAGAAGCTCAAGAGCACGATCGCCGGGCTCGAGAAGAACGTCGGCAAGCTCGAGAAGAAGACCTCCGGGCTCAAGGCGGAGGCCAAGAAGCTGCGGGCGTCCGCGAGCTCGGCGGCCAAGAAGACCAAGAAGGTCAAGAAGGCCAATGAGGCCAAGGCGAGCAAGCAGGCCGATGTGGAAGGGGCCGCGAAGGTGACGGTTCCCGCCGAGACCGCTGCACCGGCCCCCGTCGAGACCGCATCGACGGCCGACTCGGCGCTTCCCCTCGAGACCGTCCCGATCGCCGAGCGTACGGTCGCCCAGCTGCGCGCCGCGGCCCGCGAGCAGGGCATCCCGGGCTACTCGCGGATGCGCAAGGACGAGCTCGTCGCCGCCCTGTCCTGA
- a CDS encoding methylated-DNA--[protein]-cysteine S-methyltransferase — protein sequence MTTRWMSSPIGALRLHASAGLITAIRFDAGPPVGRRCADPLLDRAEEQLGEYFAGDRTEFDLPLASDGTEFQRKVWAELQRIPYGETASYGDIARRLGYEPVISRAVGAANGANPIPIVVPCHRVIGSNGTLTGYAGGVERKRTLLDLERPGLF from the coding sequence ATGACCACTCGATGGATGAGCTCACCGATCGGCGCTCTGCGGCTGCACGCGTCCGCCGGCCTGATCACCGCGATCCGCTTCGACGCCGGGCCACCCGTGGGCCGGCGGTGCGCCGATCCGCTCCTGGATCGCGCCGAGGAGCAGCTGGGGGAGTACTTCGCGGGCGACCGCACCGAGTTCGACCTGCCCCTGGCCAGCGACGGGACCGAGTTCCAACGCAAGGTGTGGGCCGAGCTCCAGCGCATCCCGTACGGCGAGACCGCGAGCTACGGCGACATCGCCCGTCGCCTCGGCTACGAGCCGGTGATCTCCCGTGCGGTCGGCGCGGCCAACGGCGCCAACCCGATTCCGATCGTGGTGCCGTGCCACCGGGTCATCGGGTCCAACGGGACGTTGACCGGCTACGCGGGCGGCGTCGAGCGCAAGCGCACCCTGCTCGACCTCGAGCGTCCCGGCCTCTTCTGA
- a CDS encoding IclR family transcriptional regulator yields MDNSSGVGVLDKAAMVLAALEPGPATLAGLVASTGLARPTAHRLAVALEHHRLVARDMQGRFILGPRLGELAAAAGEDRLLAAAGPVLARLRDITGESAQLFRRQGDFRVCVAAADRPTGLRDSIPVGGQLTMSAGSAAQVLLSWEDPERMNKGLLKATFSAAELSAVRRRGWAQSVGERENGVGSVSAPVRSPSGKVVAAVSVSGPLERLTRQPGRMHAPAVVAAAERLSQSLRRSS; encoded by the coding sequence ATGGACAACTCTAGCGGAGTCGGCGTTCTCGACAAAGCGGCCATGGTGCTCGCAGCGCTCGAGCCCGGACCGGCGACACTCGCAGGCCTCGTGGCCAGCACCGGCCTCGCCCGACCGACCGCGCATCGCCTCGCCGTCGCTCTCGAACATCATCGGCTCGTCGCCCGCGACATGCAAGGAAGGTTCATCCTCGGACCCCGGCTCGGCGAGCTCGCCGCGGCGGCCGGCGAGGACCGCCTGCTGGCGGCAGCCGGCCCCGTCCTGGCCCGGTTGCGTGACATCACGGGCGAGTCGGCCCAGCTGTTCCGCCGCCAGGGCGACTTCCGGGTCTGCGTCGCGGCCGCGGATCGCCCCACCGGTCTGCGGGACTCGATCCCCGTCGGCGGTCAGCTGACCATGAGCGCCGGCTCGGCCGCTCAGGTGCTGCTGTCCTGGGAGGATCCCGAGCGCATGAACAAGGGGCTGCTCAAGGCCACCTTCTCCGCCGCCGAGCTGTCCGCCGTACGCCGTCGCGGCTGGGCCCAGAGCGTCGGCGAGCGCGAGAACGGTGTGGGGTCGGTGTCGGCGCCCGTCCGCTCACCCTCCGGCAAGGTCGTCGCAGCGGTCTCGGTCTCCGGCCCGCTCGAGCGCCTCACCCGCCAGCCCGGCCGCATGCACGCCCCCGCAGTCGTCGCCGCGGCCGAGCGGCTCTCGCAGAGCCTGCGCCGCAGCAGCTGA
- the leuC gene encoding 3-isopropylmalate dehydratase large subunit, giving the protein MGKTLAEKIWEEHVVRRHEGEPDLLYIDLHLIHEVTSPQAFDGLRLSGRTVRRPDLTLATEDHNIPTTDLDKPIADLVSRTQVETLRRNCEEFGVRLHPMGDIDQGIVHVVGPQLGLTQPGMTIVCGDSHTSTHGAFGSIAFGIGTSEVEHVLATQSLSQAKPKMMAVEVVGELPAGSTAKDLILALITQETTGGGQGYIVEYRGEAIRKLSMEARMTICNMSIEWGAKAGLIAPDQTTYDYLKGRPSAPTGADWDAAVAHWDSLVTDEDAEFDKVITIDASTITPFVTWGTNPGQGVALSGNVPDPATFEDDNERVAAENALRYMGLEAGTPMKDIKVDTVFIGSCTNGRIEDLRVAADLIKGHKVADDTRILVVPGSVRVRLQAEQEGLDVIFKDAGAEWRGAGCSMCLGMNPDQLVPGERSASTSNRNFEGRQGKGGRTHLVSPDVAVATGVLGHLAGPADLAQLEKAGA; this is encoded by the coding sequence ATGGGCAAGACACTTGCCGAGAAGATCTGGGAAGAGCACGTCGTACGCCGTCACGAGGGCGAGCCGGACCTCCTCTACATCGATCTTCACCTCATCCACGAGGTCACGAGCCCGCAGGCGTTCGACGGTCTGCGCCTCTCCGGCCGTACGGTTCGTCGCCCCGACCTGACCCTCGCGACCGAGGACCACAACATCCCGACGACCGACTTGGACAAGCCGATCGCGGATCTCGTGTCGCGCACGCAGGTCGAGACGCTGCGCCGCAACTGCGAGGAGTTCGGCGTCCGGCTGCACCCCATGGGCGACATCGACCAAGGCATCGTCCACGTCGTCGGTCCCCAGCTCGGCCTGACCCAGCCGGGCATGACGATCGTGTGCGGCGACTCGCACACCTCGACCCACGGCGCGTTCGGCTCGATCGCGTTCGGGATCGGGACGTCCGAGGTCGAGCACGTCCTTGCGACGCAGTCCCTGTCGCAGGCCAAGCCCAAGATGATGGCCGTCGAGGTCGTCGGCGAGCTGCCGGCCGGTTCGACCGCCAAGGACCTGATCCTCGCGCTGATCACCCAGGAGACCACCGGCGGCGGCCAGGGCTACATCGTGGAGTACCGCGGCGAGGCGATCCGCAAGCTGTCGATGGAAGCCCGCATGACGATCTGCAACATGTCGATCGAGTGGGGCGCCAAGGCCGGGCTCATCGCGCCCGACCAGACGACGTACGACTACCTCAAGGGCCGCCCGTCGGCCCCGACCGGTGCCGACTGGGACGCGGCGGTCGCGCACTGGGACAGCCTGGTCACCGACGAGGACGCCGAGTTCGACAAGGTCATCACGATCGACGCCTCGACGATCACGCCGTTCGTCACCTGGGGCACCAACCCCGGTCAGGGCGTCGCGCTGTCGGGCAACGTCCCCGACCCGGCCACGTTCGAGGACGACAACGAGCGGGTCGCCGCCGAGAACGCCCTGCGGTACATGGGGCTCGAGGCCGGCACCCCGATGAAGGACATCAAGGTCGACACGGTCTTCATCGGCTCCTGCACCAACGGACGCATCGAGGACCTGCGCGTCGCAGCCGACCTGATCAAGGGTCACAAGGTCGCCGACGACACCCGCATCCTCGTGGTGCCGGGCTCGGTGCGCGTACGTCTGCAGGCCGAGCAGGAGGGCCTCGACGTGATCTTCAAGGACGCGGGCGCCGAGTGGCGCGGAGCGGGCTGCTCGATGTGCCTCGGCATGAACCCCGACCAGCTCGTCCCGGGGGAGCGCAGCGCGTCGACGTCCAACCGCAACTTCGAGGGACGCCAGGGCAAGGGCGGGCGTACGCACCTCGTGTCGCCCGACGTCGCCGTCGCGACCGGCGTGCTCGGCCACCTGGCCGGGCCGGCCGACCTCGCTCAGCTCGAGAAGGCAGGAGCCTGA
- a CDS encoding DNA-3-methyladenine glycosylase 2 family protein translates to MITDHERCYRAVQARDARFDGVFYTAVRTTGIYCRPSCPAVTPKAHNVTFHPTAAAAQEAGYRACRRCRPDTTPGSPEWNVRADAVGRAMRLISDGVIEREGVEGLADRLGYSQRHVTRMLTQEVGAGPLALARSNRAQAARVLIETTEMPMGDIAFAAGFASIRQFNDSVRQAYALTPTEMRGRRRGTPTGRIAVRLAVRQPFHGESLLDFLAAHVLPGVETVQGRTYVRVLRLPHGLGVMSLTIHDDRVDCELELADLRDTAVAIGRARRMLDLDADPVAIDEVLRADRVLAPLVAEAPGLRVPSHVDAFELAVRTIVGQQVSVAGANTVLGRQVPTRGTPVDFALASAFGLTHAFPPPEAFADADPTTLGMPQSRARTIIGLSQAVADGKLDLDPGVDRDAVREQLLEMRGIGPWTADYIVMRGLGHPDVLLTTDLVLRRELERHGLTPDDTDRWRPWRSYAGMHLWRATSASERTAP, encoded by the coding sequence ATGATCACCGACCACGAGCGCTGCTACCGGGCCGTGCAGGCGCGCGACGCGCGCTTCGACGGGGTGTTCTACACCGCGGTGCGGACGACCGGCATCTATTGCCGTCCGTCGTGCCCGGCCGTCACCCCCAAGGCGCACAACGTCACCTTCCACCCGACGGCCGCGGCTGCGCAGGAGGCCGGCTACCGGGCGTGCCGACGCTGCCGCCCCGACACGACGCCCGGTTCGCCGGAGTGGAATGTCCGCGCGGACGCGGTCGGGCGGGCGATGCGGCTGATCTCCGACGGCGTCATCGAGCGCGAGGGTGTCGAGGGGCTGGCCGATCGGCTCGGCTACAGCCAGCGGCACGTGACCCGGATGCTCACCCAGGAGGTCGGCGCCGGACCGCTCGCCCTGGCGCGCAGCAACCGCGCTCAGGCCGCACGGGTGCTGATCGAGACCACCGAGATGCCGATGGGCGACATCGCCTTCGCTGCCGGATTCGCCTCGATCCGCCAGTTCAACGACTCGGTGCGCCAGGCGTACGCGCTGACGCCGACCGAGATGCGGGGGCGCCGGCGCGGCACGCCCACTGGACGCATCGCGGTGCGTCTCGCGGTCCGGCAGCCGTTCCATGGCGAGTCGTTGCTCGACTTCTTGGCTGCGCACGTCCTGCCGGGTGTCGAGACCGTGCAGGGTCGCACGTACGTTCGGGTGCTCCGCCTGCCCCACGGGCTCGGCGTGATGTCGCTGACGATCCACGACGACCGGGTCGACTGCGAGCTCGAGCTGGCCGATCTGCGTGACACCGCGGTCGCGATCGGGCGGGCCCGCCGCATGCTCGACCTCGACGCGGATCCGGTCGCGATCGACGAGGTGCTGCGCGCCGATCGCGTCCTGGCCCCGCTGGTCGCCGAGGCGCCCGGACTGCGGGTGCCCTCCCACGTCGACGCCTTCGAGCTCGCGGTGCGCACGATCGTCGGCCAGCAGGTCTCCGTCGCCGGGGCAAACACCGTGCTCGGGCGGCAGGTGCCCACCCGGGGCACCCCGGTCGACTTCGCCCTCGCCTCGGCCTTCGGCCTGACGCACGCCTTCCCGCCGCCCGAGGCGTTCGCCGACGCCGATCCCACCACCCTCGGCATGCCGCAGTCCCGTGCGAGGACGATCATCGGGCTGTCGCAGGCCGTGGCCGACGGCAAGCTCGATCTCGATCCCGGCGTCGACCGCGATGCGGTCCGCGAGCAGCTGCTCGAGATGCGCGGCATCGGCCCCTGGACGGCCGACTACATCGTGATGCGCGGCCTCGGCCATCCCGACGTCCTGCTCACGACCGATCTGGTCCTGAGGCGCGAGCTCGAGCGCCACGGCCTGACCCCGGACGACACCGACCGATGGCGTCCCTGGCGCTCCTACGCCGGCATGCACCTGTGGCGTGCCACCTCCGCCAGCGAAAGGACAGCACCATGA
- the arr gene encoding NAD(+)--rifampin ADP-ribosyltransferase, giving the protein MSSSQGPTPFEVHPSGSLLHGTRAQLEIGDLLVPGRLSNFEEGRVMNHVYVTQTLDAAAWGAELAAGDGRPRIYVVEPLGELEDDPNVTDKKMPGNPTRSFRTREPVRIVGELDDWQGHSPAQIRSMIDGLAELRRLGKAVIHD; this is encoded by the coding sequence GTGAGCAGCTCGCAAGGACCCACACCGTTCGAGGTCCACCCGTCAGGATCGCTGCTCCACGGGACCAGGGCCCAGCTCGAGATCGGCGATCTGCTGGTGCCCGGCCGACTCTCCAACTTCGAGGAGGGACGGGTCATGAACCACGTGTACGTCACGCAGACGCTGGACGCCGCTGCGTGGGGTGCCGAGCTCGCCGCGGGCGACGGACGTCCGCGCATCTACGTCGTGGAGCCGCTCGGCGAGCTCGAGGACGATCCCAACGTGACGGACAAGAAGATGCCGGGCAATCCGACGCGCTCGTTCCGCACCCGCGAACCGGTCAGGATCGTCGGCGAGCTGGACGACTGGCAGGGGCACTCGCCCGCGCAGATCCGGTCGATGATCGACGGGCTGGCGGAGCTGCGACGCCTGGGCAAGGCCGTCATCCACGACTGA
- a CDS encoding lysophospholipid acyltransferase family protein gives MERRHFPKTLRVIVFFLRPVLMLITKRDWQGQDKLPTGGYVLAPNHLSHLDPFLISHFMVDQGIPPRFLAKDTLMSLPVAGRILRNAEQIPVYRSTAGAAESLRAAIAAVEAGSVVTIYPEGTITRDPAAWPMSGRTGAVRVALATGRPLVPVMQWGPQEILWPYTKRPRFFPRKTIHVRVGDPLDLSELEGKPLTEELLSKATSQLMDALTEMMAEVRGEVPSTPRIDVHALSRPKTKYQG, from the coding sequence ATGGAGCGTCGTCACTTCCCGAAGACCTTGCGGGTCATCGTGTTCTTCCTTCGGCCCGTGCTGATGCTGATCACCAAGCGTGACTGGCAGGGCCAGGACAAGCTCCCCACGGGCGGATACGTGCTGGCGCCCAACCACCTCTCGCACCTCGACCCGTTCCTGATCTCGCACTTCATGGTCGACCAAGGCATCCCGCCGCGGTTCCTCGCCAAGGACACGTTGATGTCGCTGCCCGTGGCCGGCCGCATCCTGCGCAACGCCGAGCAGATCCCGGTCTACCGCAGCACCGCGGGCGCGGCGGAGTCGCTGCGCGCCGCGATCGCCGCGGTCGAGGCAGGCAGCGTCGTCACGATCTACCCCGAGGGGACGATCACCCGCGATCCGGCGGCGTGGCCGATGTCCGGGCGTACGGGAGCGGTGCGCGTGGCGCTGGCCACCGGCCGACCGCTCGTCCCGGTCATGCAGTGGGGACCGCAGGAGATCCTGTGGCCCTACACGAAGCGCCCGCGATTCTTCCCCCGCAAGACGATCCACGTCCGGGTCGGCGATCCGCTCGATCTCTCCGAGCTCGAGGGCAAGCCGCTCACCGAGGAGCTGCTCTCCAAGGCGACCTCCCAGCTGATGGACGCCCTGACTGAGATGATGGCCGAGGTGCGCGGCGAGGTACCCTCGACGCCCCGCATCGACGTGCACGCACTGAGCAGGCCCAAGACCAAGTACCAGGGCTGA
- the leuD gene encoding 3-isopropylmalate dehydratase small subunit: MEKFSSHTGVGAPLRRSNVDTDQIIPAVWLKKVTRDGFEEGLFSAWRNDPDFVLNQHAYKDATVLVAGPDFGTGSSREHAVWALQNYGFKVVISPRFADIFRGNSGKAGLLAAQVDEKVVQRLWDYLDENPGASITVDLETRTVKAGEGVDAIEDSFTIDDYTRWRLLEGLDDVGITLSHEDDIVAYEAARPSFKPATL; this comes from the coding sequence ATGGAGAAGTTCTCGTCCCACACCGGCGTCGGTGCACCGCTGCGCCGCAGCAATGTCGACACCGACCAGATCATCCCGGCGGTCTGGCTCAAGAAGGTCACCCGCGACGGCTTCGAGGAGGGATTGTTCTCCGCGTGGCGCAACGACCCCGACTTCGTCCTCAACCAGCACGCGTACAAGGACGCGACGGTCCTGGTCGCGGGTCCCGACTTCGGCACGGGCTCGTCGCGTGAGCACGCGGTCTGGGCGCTGCAGAACTACGGCTTCAAGGTCGTCATCTCGCCGCGCTTCGCCGACATCTTCCGGGGCAACTCGGGCAAGGCCGGGCTGCTCGCCGCGCAGGTCGACGAGAAGGTCGTCCAGCGACTGTGGGACTACCTCGACGAGAACCCGGGTGCGTCCATCACGGTCGACCTGGAGACCCGGACGGTCAAGGCGGGTGAGGGCGTCGATGCGATCGAGGACTCGTTCACGATCGACGACTACACGCGCTGGCGCCTGCTGGAGGGCCTCGACGACGTGGGGATCACGCTGAGCCACGAGGACGACATCGTCGCGTACGAAGCCGCCCGCCCCTCCTTCAAGCCCGCCACCCTCTAA